The following are encoded in a window of Cydia strobilella chromosome 1, ilCydStro3.1, whole genome shotgun sequence genomic DNA:
- the LOC134743688 gene encoding anaphase-promoting complex subunit 11-like isoform X2, with the protein MKVTVKSWTGVATWRWIANDDNCGICRMPFDSCCPDCKLPGDDCPLVWGACRHCFHIHCIVKWLQSQPQQQCPMCRQDWKFSHK; encoded by the exons ATGAAAGTGACAGTTAAAA GCTGGACGGGGGTCGCGACGTGGCGTTGGATCGCCAACGACGATAACTGCGGGATCTGTCGCATGCCCTTTGACAGTTGCTGTCCGGACTGCAAGTTGCCCGGAGACGACTGCCCGTTGGTTTGGGGCGCGTGTCGGCACTGTTTCCATATCCACTGCATCGTGAAGTGGCTGCAGTCCCAGCCCCAACAGCAGTGTCCTATGTGCAGACAGGACTGGAAATTCAGCCACAAGTAG